One genomic region from Salvia hispanica cultivar TCC Black 2014 chromosome 2, UniMelb_Shisp_WGS_1.0, whole genome shotgun sequence encodes:
- the LOC125207746 gene encoding cyclin-dependent kinase inhibitor 3-like, translating to MGKCTKKAKMTSDVALTDVSDSHSYLGIRTHTKALPLFQRLPSAAACSLQLRSMQPQNSRRSYGCRGEEYTEIGRHENFSPPHSAQGENNLDSDVPQSSTGAITRTKQACSSRRAQNAYVRIAPPAHELEEFFAREEQLVQRRFAEKYNFDIVKDLALRGRYEWVAVRP from the exons ATGGGAAAATGCACGAAGAAAGCAAAGATGACGTCTGACGTAGCCCTCACGGATGTCTCAGACTCACACTCCTACCTCGGTATCCGCACCCACACCAAAGCCCTACCCCTCTTTCAGCGCCTTCCATCCGCCGCCGCCTGTTCCCTCCAGCTCCGCTCCATGCAGCCGCAGAATTCACGACGCAGCTACGGTTGCAGAGGTGAAGAATACACCGAAATTGGAAGGCATGAGAATTTTTCACCGCCACATTCTGCTcaaggagaaaataatttgGATTCTGATGTTCCACAAAG TTCCACCGGGGCCATAACTAGGACAAAGCAAGCATGTTCGAGTCGAAGGGCACAAAACGCATATGTTAGGATCGCTCCTCCTGCGCATGAACTGGAGGAGTTTTTCGCCCGCGAGGAGCAATTGGTGCAACGCCGTTTTGCCGAAAA GTACAATTTTGATATTGTGAAAGATTTGGCGCTGCGTGGACGCTACGAATGGGTAGCAGTGAGACCATAA